TTCCAGATGACCTTCGCCATCATCACGCCGGCACTGATCGTGGGCGCCTTCGCCGAGCGCATGCGCTTTACGGCGATGCTGATGTTTTCCGCGTTGTGGCTGATACTGGTCTATGCCCCGGTGGCGCATTGGGTCTGGGCTGGCGATGGCTGGCTGTACAAGCAGGGCCTGCTGGATTTCGCCGGCGGCACGGTCGTGCACACCACCTGCGGCATCGCCGCACTGGTCTGCGCGCTGGTGCTCAAGCCACGCAGCGGCTTCCCGGAAATGGCGATGATGCCGCACAACCTGACCATGACGGTGATGGGCGCGGGCATGCTGTGGGTCGGCTGGTTCGGCTTCAACGCCGGCTCGGCGGTCTCGGCCGGCGGCAACGCCGGCATGGCGATGCTGGTCACGCACACCTCGGCAGCGGCCGGCGCGCTGGCCTGGATGGCGCTGGAATGGATCAAGTACGGCAAGCCGAGCGTGCTGGGCGTGGCCACCGGCGTCATCGCCGGCCTGGCCACCATCACGCCGGCCTCGGGTTATGTCGGTCCCGGCGGTGCGCTGCTGATCGGCCTGGCGGCAGGTGTGGTGTGCTTCGGCGCCACCAACTACATGAAGCGCGCGCTCAAGGTGGACGACTCGCTGGATGTGTTCCCGGTGCACGGCGTCGGCGGCATGCTCGGCACCTTGGCCGCCGGCGTGTTCGCCTCCGCCGGCCTCGGCCTGCTCAGCGGCCAGGGTTATGCCGAGGGCATGAGCATGGGCCGGCAGATGGGCGTGCAGCTGCTCGGCATTTTCGTGATAGCGATCTACACGGCGATCGTGAGTTTTATGCTCCTCAAGCTGGTGGACGCGATCACCGGTCTGCGCGTGAGCGCGGAAGAGGAAACGATGGGGCTGGATACTTCCCAGCACAACGAGCGCGGCTACGATCTTTGATTTTTCTGTCACCCCGGCGAAGGCCGGGGTCCAGGGCCTTTCTGCGCAATATCAAAGACGCTGGATTCCGGCTTTCGCCGGAATGACGGAACAAACTGCCCGGCCTAGCCGGGCAGTTTGTTATGCGTGCCGTCGCAGAAGGGCTTGGTGCCGGAGTGCTTGCAGCCGCACAGCCAGAGCTTGCGGCTGTCCGGCGGCACCGTGAACTTGATCGGCGCAAATTCGCTGCCCTTGTGCGAGCCGTCACAGAACGGCTGATTTTTCGACCGGCCGCAGGCGCACCACCAGTAATCGCCCGGCGCCAGGTCGAGCGGGAACGGCAAGCGCTGTGCGATGACGGGTCCGGACATGGCCTGCTCGGGTGGACCTGAACGACTTTAGACCCGGGCTGCCCCGCCGGCAACCTGGCGTGGCTATACTTGTCCCAGGTCAAGGTGTGGGCAGGAGAGCCTCATGAGCAAAGTGACGGTGGTGCTGATCGGCGCGGGCCTGCTGCTGGTGAGCGCCGCGGCCGCGGCCGAAACCTACCGCTGGGTGGACACCGACGGCAAGGTGCATTACAGCGACCGGCCCGTGCAGGGTGCGCAGGAGATACGGGTCCGCGTGCCCGGCGAAGAGCCCGCGCCGCCCGCCGACGCGAATGACAGCGGCACGGCTGCGGGCTCGGAAGTCCCGGCCGATGCCGATGATCCCGCCCAAGTGCGGGCGCAGCTCTGTGAGCAGGCACGCGAGCGCCTGGCGGCCTACGAGAAGGCCGATGGCATCACGACGAACGACGGCTCCGGCGGGCAGCGGCTGCTGAGCACCGAAGAGCGCATCGACACGATCGTCAAGGCGCGCCGCGACGTGCGCGAGCTGTGCGAGCCCCCGGCTTGATCAGGCGCTTTTGCGCAGCCGGAATCAAAGAGGCGGGCCGCCGCTGCGGACCTGCCACGGCAGGCAAGAACCCCCGGGTCAACCGAGGTCCAGCGCCCGGGCGACGAAGGGCGGAGGTGTCAGCGCCGCGCGGTGCATGTCCGCGCTGTAGTACTTCGTCTGCAGCTGTCCGGTGTTGACCGCGCCGAGCCGCGGTGCCAGCGGTGCCGCGCGCTTCGCCGCCAGGCTCGCCGACCACCAGCCGGAGGGATAGATCGGTTGCGGGAAGCTGATCAGCTGCGTCTGTGCAAAGCCGACCTCGCGCATGGCGGCGTGCATCTCCGTGATGAGGTCCAGATGCAGCAGCGGTGATTCGCTCTGCTGCACCAGGATGCCATCCGGGCCCAGCGCCCGGATGCAGTCCGCGTAGAATTTCCTGCCGAACAGGCCTTCGGCCACGCCGACCGGGTCGGTGCTGTCGATGATGATGACGTCCACGCTGCCGGGCTTGGCGTTCTTCATCCAGGCCACGCCGTCACCGAAGTACAGTTCCGCACGCGGGTCGTGGTTGGAGGTGCACAGCTCCGGGAAATGGATCTCCGCCAGCCGCGTGACGCGCTCGTCGATCTCCACCTGCAGCGCATGCTCGACCGACTCGTGCTTGAGCACTTCCTTGAGCGTGCCGCAGTCGCCGCCGCCGATGATCACCACGCGCTTCGGGTTCGGGTGGGTGAACAGCGCCGGGTGCGTCATCATCTCATGGTAGAGGAAGTTGTCGCGCGTGGAGACCATGGTGCAGCCGTCGATCACCATCAGCTTGCCGAAGGTCTCGGTGTCGTAGATCTCGATCAGCTGGTAGGGCGTTTGCTCGCGGTGCAGCGGCTTGACCTGCCCGGCGGCGAGCTTGAGCGAAAACGCGGTGCCCGTGCCCTCGACGGTCTCGGTAAACCAGGCCTGATCCATTACCATGACTCCATACTTGCAGGGGGGGAGGTGAGGGCGGATTATACGCGCCGGTTTCAACCACCGCGTGACGCCTGGCCCATGAACAAACCCAGTCACTGGACGCCCGAAAACGCCCGCGACCTGTACAACATCGAACACTGGGGCGAGGGTTATTTCGGCGTCAATGCCGCCGGCCATCTCACGGTGCGCCCGCGCCGCAACGGCGCCGAGATCGACCTGTTCGAGCTGATCGGCGAGGTCGAGGCCAGCGGCCTGCCGCTGCCGGTGCTGCTGCGCTTTTCCGACATCCTGCACGACCGCGTGGACGTGCTCTGCGACGCCTTCGCCGGCGCCATGCGCGACAGCGGCTATGCCGGCCGCTACACGGCGGTCTATCCGATCAAGGTCAACCAGCAGCGCAGCGTAGTCGAGGAGATCCTGCGTCTGGGCAACGGCCGCGTGGGCCTCGAGGCCGGCAGCAAGCCGGAGCTGATGGCGGTGCTGGGGCTGGCGCCGGATGGCGGCGTCATCGTGTGCAACGGTTACAAGGACCGCGCCTACATCCGCCTGGCGCTGATCGGCCGCAAGCTCGGCCACCGCGTCTACATCGTGGTGGAAAAGCCCTCGGAACTGGAACTGGTGCTGCGCGAGGCGCGGGCGCTCGGCGTCGAGCCCCTGATCGGGCTGCGCGTGCGCCTGGCCTCGGTGGCCGGCGGCAAATGGCAGAACACCGGCGGGGAGAAATCCAAGTTCGGGCTGTCGGCCGCGCAGGTGCTGGCCGCGGTCGGGCAGCTGCGGGCCGCAGGACGCCTGGACAGCCTGCGCATGGTGCACTTCCACCTCGGCTCGCAGGTGGCCAACGTGCGCGACATCCAGCGCGGCATGCGCGAGGCGGCGCGTTATTACGCCGAGCTGCGCCAGCTCGGCGCGCCGCTCGACTGCGTGGACGTCGGCGGGGGCCTCGGCGTGGATTACGAGGGCACGCGCTCGCGCTCCTACTGCTCGATGAACTACAGCGTGGCCGAGTACGCGCTGAACATCGTGCGTACGCTGGCCGAGGTCTGCCGCGAATACGGCCTGCCGCAGCCGGACATCATCAGCGAGTCCGGGCGCGCGCTGACCGCGCATCATGCGGTGCTGGTGACCGCGGTGATCGACCACGAATCCGCCCCGGACGGCGTGCCGTCGCGGCCGGCTGCCGACGCGCCGGCGGTGCTGCAGGACCTCTGGGCGGCCTGGGAGAACCCGCGCGGCCGCAGCGCCGTCGAGTGCTACCACGATGCCATCCACGGCCTGCAGGAGGCGCAGGCGCAGTACACGCATGGCAGCCTCGACGTCGCGCAGCGCGCCTGGGCCGAACAGGCCTACTACGCCGTGTGCCGCAAGGTCCTGCCGCAGCTGGACCCGAACTCGCGCGCGCACCGCGAGCTGCTGGACGAGCTGCGCGAGAAGCTGGCCGACAAGTATTTCTGCAACTTCTCGGTGTTCCAGTCGGTGCCGGACGTCTGGGCCATCGACCAGATCTTCCCGATCCTGCCGATCCATCGCCTCGACGAGGCGCCGGACACGCGCATCTCGCTGTGCGACCTGACCTGCGACTCCGACGGGCGCATCGATCAGTACGTGGACCGCGACGGCCTCGACCGCACCCTGCCCGCGCACCGGCTGAAGGACGGCGAGCGCTACCTGCTCGGCATCTTCATGGTCGGCGCGTATCAGGAAATTCTGGGCGACATGCACAACCTGTTCGGCGACACCAACGCGGTCAACGTCGAGCTCAGCGCCGCGGGCGGCTGGCGACTGGTCGGCGCGGAAGCCGGCGATCGCGCGGACGAGCTGCTGCGCTATGTGCACCTGGCGCCCGAGGAGCTGCTGGCGGCGTATCGCCGCAAGCTGGCGGCGGCGGCGCTGCCGGCGGCGCAGGCACAGGCCTGCCTGCAGGAGCTCGAGGCAGGGTTGACGGGCTACACCTACTTGCAGAGCGAGTGAGTTGACTTGATTTCGTCATTCGGGCGAAAGCAAGAATCCAGAGACTTTCTGCAGGCACTGGACCCCGGCTTGCGCCGGGCTGACGGACCGGGGGCCGTCAGCTTGTCCAGCAGCGATAGCAGGAACAGTTCGCGGAACAGGCGCTGTAGCGCGAGGTTTTCCGCGCTGTTGCCGGGCGCATCGTCGCAGGGGCAGGTCCAGGCCAGCCGCACGCAGCGCGAGTCGGCGTCGAGGATGCGCAGCGCGGGCCGGCCGTTCTCGATACGTGCGTCGATGTCGAAGCTCATGCCAGCATCCGGGCGAACGGGTTT
This sequence is a window from Nevskiales bacterium. Protein-coding genes within it:
- the speA gene encoding biosynthetic arginine decarboxylase — encoded protein: MNKPSHWTPENARDLYNIEHWGEGYFGVNAAGHLTVRPRRNGAEIDLFELIGEVEASGLPLPVLLRFSDILHDRVDVLCDAFAGAMRDSGYAGRYTAVYPIKVNQQRSVVEEILRLGNGRVGLEAGSKPELMAVLGLAPDGGVIVCNGYKDRAYIRLALIGRKLGHRVYIVVEKPSELELVLREARALGVEPLIGLRVRLASVAGGKWQNTGGEKSKFGLSAAQVLAAVGQLRAAGRLDSLRMVHFHLGSQVANVRDIQRGMREAARYYAELRQLGAPLDCVDVGGGLGVDYEGTRSRSYCSMNYSVAEYALNIVRTLAEVCREYGLPQPDIISESGRALTAHHAVLVTAVIDHESAPDGVPSRPAADAPAVLQDLWAAWENPRGRSAVECYHDAIHGLQEAQAQYTHGSLDVAQRAWAEQAYYAVCRKVLPQLDPNSRAHRELLDELREKLADKYFCNFSVFQSVPDVWAIDQIFPILPIHRLDEAPDTRISLCDLTCDSDGRIDQYVDRDGLDRTLPAHRLKDGERYLLGIFMVGAYQEILGDMHNLFGDTNAVNVELSAAGGWRLVGAEAGDRADELLRYVHLAPEELLAAYRRKLAAAALPAAQAQACLQELEAGLTGYTYLQSE
- a CDS encoding CDGSH iron-sulfur domain-containing protein, producing MSGPVIAQRLPFPLDLAPGDYWWCACGRSKNQPFCDGSHKGSEFAPIKFTVPPDSRKLWLCGCKHSGTKPFCDGTHNKLPG
- a CDS encoding ammonium transporter; this translates as MIKLMGSFALLALLPGAALADTALDSGDTAWMLTSTALVLFMTLPGLALFYGGLVRSKNVLSVLMQCLVIACLASVLWVLFVYSLAFGPGGPFIGGLSKAFMNGVSEDALSGTIPESVFVMFQMTFAIITPALIVGAFAERMRFTAMLMFSALWLILVYAPVAHWVWAGDGWLYKQGLLDFAGGTVVHTTCGIAALVCALVLKPRSGFPEMAMMPHNLTMTVMGAGMLWVGWFGFNAGSAVSAGGNAGMAMLVTHTSAAAGALAWMALEWIKYGKPSVLGVATGVIAGLATITPASGYVGPGGALLIGLAAGVVCFGATNYMKRALKVDDSLDVFPVHGVGGMLGTLAAGVFASAGLGLLSGQGYAEGMSMGRQMGVQLLGIFVIAIYTAIVSFMLLKLVDAITGLRVSAEEETMGLDTSQHNERGYDL
- the speE gene encoding polyamine aminopropyltransferase, translated to MDQAWFTETVEGTGTAFSLKLAAGQVKPLHREQTPYQLIEIYDTETFGKLMVIDGCTMVSTRDNFLYHEMMTHPALFTHPNPKRVVIIGGGDCGTLKEVLKHESVEHALQVEIDERVTRLAEIHFPELCTSNHDPRAELYFGDGVAWMKNAKPGSVDVIIIDSTDPVGVAEGLFGRKFYADCIRALGPDGILVQQSESPLLHLDLITEMHAAMREVGFAQTQLISFPQPIYPSGWWSASLAAKRAAPLAPRLGAVNTGQLQTKYYSADMHRAALTPPPFVARALDLG
- a CDS encoding DUF4124 domain-containing protein; protein product: MSKVTVVLIGAGLLLVSAAAAAETYRWVDTDGKVHYSDRPVQGAQEIRVRVPGEEPAPPADANDSGTAAGSEVPADADDPAQVRAQLCEQARERLAAYEKADGITTNDGSGGQRLLSTEERIDTIVKARRDVRELCEPPA